The window GATGTACGAGAGTGGAAAGGAAACTTCATCTTTTCGTTTCACTTATGTAGTATGAAGAATGCAAAATTTTGTGTTCCCCAATTTATATTTCTACTAATTCCATTTGGTTACTTTCATGTCATTAAGTTTTTAACTCTGAGAAACTTTTTCTTATCTGAAATTGTTGATGCCTGTTGATGTTTGGTTAGTTGCTGATGCATGAAATGTAATTGAATGCAGTGCAAGGTGTGCATGCAAACATTCATTTGCACAACTTCAGAAGTGAAGTGCAGGGAGCATGCAGAAGCAAAACACCCCAAATCCGACGTTTATACTTGTTTTCCTCATCTGAAGAAGTAAATATAACTGGGAAACTGGAAACTGTGATGGGTTTGGAACTTCATCCCTAATATTTCAATATGATCTAAGTTTGAAACTGTTTGTGGAATATGTTCAAATTGTTTCTCTAGTGGTCTTGCCTATCCCCTATTCAAGTCTGTAGTCCCCGAAGTAAACATGTATTTTGGTGTTCTGTTCGTCTGAATGTTGTCTCTTGGAAGGAATGCATTGCAGTCTTCATTGCAGTCTTGAGCACTCTTGCAGGGTAAATTCTCCCTGATTATTTTAATCtctcatttttataattgtGACATCTATCATTCACGTAGAAGAACATGATGGAAGTGCTGCCCCATCCAGGGCAGTATATTATGCTCACATGAGAAATCACATATGATAACTGCATTGAAAATTTAGAGATGGCTAGAGGAGTCAAGCCTTCCAACTGACTGATATAGGCTGTGGTTGTTCAGGTTAATCTGCCCGTGTGCAGGCAGCCTAACGTGAACTGCCTTCTTGGGACCACCGCTGTCTGCGTATTACTAGCACTAGATTATGCAAACCAACTTTTATAGTGCTGGTTTTACGGGTTTACAAGTTTTTAAGGTTTTTGACAAGCTTTCGGGACCATTTCTTGATTGCTACCCACTCGTTTAAAGACATCTATTACACCTTGGGAATTGCAATGTGCAGAGTGAAACCGATTAGCATGTGTGATATAACAATGAATATGGATCAACCTCTGAGCCTTATTGTATGTTTTACTTGTGAGAGTGCCCTCATCTCACTTCATTTCTTGGCAGTTTTTAAcgtgaatttttggaaaataatagaCATTAACTTGTAAATTAATATTAACAGTGAGAGGTGGTCCATTTGGATTCTTTATGCAATTCTATTAAAGATTATATATCATGATAGCCAGTCTTGGTGGTCAAGTACCGTTGTAACCTGAGTGCTTGAGAGTAGAgatgaagattttaaaaactagtTACATTTTATTAGCTACCGCATAAACTAGGAAATAGAAAGGGCGAAATAAAAGTATCTTGTTCGAGAATTCTCaggaagtaaaaataaatattatttaaagctatgtttgattttgaaatattcaagtaaaaatgtgagaaaaaattAAGGGTAAAATTACGAGGGAGAGAGAAAAGTAGGAAGGAAAAGGCTAGTGGGGCGTTCCACTGGTCTATACTTCGTTTCGACTTGGTTGATTACTTAAAATACTTGCTGTACGAGTCTCTTGGTGTTTGCCTTCGGTACTGGAGGGCTTGGTGTCTCGAGTATTCTTCATAGAAATTGATGTAGTTCACCTTTGTTCAAATACATCTCTTCCACATGCTTCAGGCGCCCATATTCTCCATGGTATGATCTTGCACCTTGTGATAAGCACGAGACTTTGATTGATCATTCTTGGAATGATCTCCAACCAGCTGTGGAGGCCAGTGGAAGTTAGGAAGCTTACAGAGTTCACGGAAAACATGGGCATAGGAGGCGTAGAAAATGACTTTGGCCTTTCGTTTCCAAGTTCTTACTCTCCGAACGGAGGTCCCTTCCCAATGTTATTGGGATCTTTTACTTTGCTATGAAGAATTCTCGCTCGGGATGCTCTATTTGTTCCTTATTGAACGCCATCAAAACCTTCGTTGTGGCTGCTACAACTTCTTCTAGGCCTGCGTGCTTATCCATTGTTGTGAAGGCTTCCCCAATGCTACGTGGCTtctcctttaaatggatttataAAGGACTAAGTTAGCTGGTAAACCCCATTCAGAAGTTAGGTAACCGTCGAGTCATCATAACATTCCAAGCACTTATACCAGGGCTAAATAGTAAATCCATGTCACAAGTGGTGTTCGTATTTTTaagaacttaaaactaaatcgtgttgtttatttttattaaatattaattaattaattattatttttatttagaaaaatacatatttcactctctttttatattcaataaaagaattataataataaataaataaataaataacaacttattttttcaaaaaatatatttttaacaaaaaaaactaaaaaataaacacttTTCAGTCATGAGGAACATATATAATGGGACACAAACATTATGCAGATAAACACCATGAGGTCAAAAGAGTGTATGGACTCACTCGACATACTATAAAACCAAACTAATGCAGATCCTTCAAACCTGAGGAAAAGCCTTACATAGAGCCATCATTCCCCTTGCAAGAGAGTCATCGCATGCTGAAAACGCATTAAATGATAGACGAGATCCGCCCCCCATCCATCCCATTGTAAGTTTGAAACTTGGGAAAAGCGAATCAAGATGGAACTTGGATTCGACTTGGAGTATGTGCGACGTGAAGGGAGTATTGAGTAGTCATTGAACAACGTGATTAACCATCTAATGCATAGGTCTCCCTTTCATTAAATCGACTCGTGCCTTCAACTCATCGATTTGTACAATGTGCGTTGTCCTGTTCCGGACTTTTATCTTCCTTGATGAATGAGGTTGAATTTGCTTGTTGGGTGTGGTAGAATTGTAGTTGGGGGTAATCAAGATGAGTGATTAAGTGAAATCTTATTAAGAACGTGAAGAATAAGTTGgtaatcttattatttaattcattaagctGCTGATTAGATTTTGGGGTGGCAGGATTGACTTGCCTATATTACGGCCAATCAACCTGGATATTAAGTGGGAGAAAATTGtatgaatttgattttggatGTATCCTAAATCCGCAAACTGCCAGAGCACCTACGTCAGCTAATTGGAAGCTTACTTCTCCCCAACGTTCCCGTGCTGGGCCAGTGTGGGAGCCACGCCCGTGAGAAACCAAGAAAAAGGTATGCAAAGCAAAAGCACCCGAATATGCTTTGCTCTCCCCTGCAAATATCCCTTCTCTCTTTCCTACTCCCATgatcatcatcctcatcatttCTCTATAATACTACACCTATTTCACACACACTCTCTCTCGTTATCTGATTTTGGGAACTATGGAGCTTGTTCAGGAGCTCTTGTTCACAGTTTCTCTTGCTCTCCTCTTCTCTTTTCTTGTGGCCAAACTCGTCTCCCTGGCCATGGCTGCTGACTTGAAGAGCGCCCAGAATGTGGATGATCACATCGTTGCCAATGAGGTTAGGTTTGTAGAAACCGAGACTAGGGTGGAATCTGTTGATGGAGGATCGGGTCTGGTTGAGGAAACTTGTGAAATTACGCGTGGCGGTGAAGTGCCGGTTTTGCCTTCAGAGGAGGAAGTGTCGGAGATTGTTGAATTGCCGGAAAATTCACCGAGGGAAAGGTCGGGGCATGAGATTTTAGTGAGTCGTGATGTTGCTGTCGTTCAGGAACGTGACGAGAGGGAGTTGGAGAGTGAGGAAGATGATTGGGAGGGGGTTGAGAGGAGTGAGTTGGAGAGGGTTTTTGCAGCGGCTGCCAACTTTGTTGGTTCTGGGAACAAGGGTGATGGGTGGTCAAGTGATGCGCAGATGGAATTGTATGGACTTCATAAGATCGCAGTTGAGGGGCCTTGCCATGAGCCTCAGCCTATGCCGCTCAAGATCTCTGCCCGTGCCAAGTGGTATTATACTTTCTTGTacattttctcttctcttcttttggATGGTATTTATCCTGTCTTATGCTTGATCAATTGCCTGGACCGATTCAATTCAAGTTGTTTAACTCAACTCTGAGGGTAAATTTGAGAAACCAACCCAAATTATTGATGTTGGGAATGAATTATAGGTTTATATAAAGCATATGAAACCCATGTTACGTCTAAATGATAGCTTATAATCAGAATTTTGGAATGAACTAATAATCCAAAATGGAAAAcccagaaaatagaaaagacaGGAAAACAGGAAAAGAGCCCCttctttttaaacaaaaacTAACATTacctatgaaaaataaaaaaccattgtGTTATTTGTTATTCTAAACTATACCATGTCCTTACAACCTTCAATGGTGCAGTTGAAATGATACTTTTGGCTTTCTGTGGTCTTTATGTTGtgtttacatttttttcatcatcTCTGGAGTTTCGACCTCTCTGTTTTTTGAACTGATCAGAGGTAGCTGGTACCCATTTAGCTGAACAAGAAATTAAAAGATCTATGCAACAATAAATGATCATCTCTACCCCACTTAGAATTACCTTACCCCCACCcccccttaaaaaaaattgtaaaacttaGATGGACTGAATGTGCGGAGAACCTTTGGTCCAGCCCTATACCAGATTTCACGGTATAGTTTGATTGCTAGCTACAATAACAGGGTTCAGAGCTGCTATCTTTGAGTGATGGAGGGCACTGATTACGTTGTGCAAGGAATGCTTGGCAAAGGATGGGGAACATGAGTAGGGAGGTGGCCATGGAGCAGTATATTGCTCTTCTTTCAGATAGAGTTCCTGGGTGGATGGAAGCCAGTTCTGCTGTAAGTCTTTTGCTGTTGA is drawn from Vitis riparia cultivar Riparia Gloire de Montpellier isolate 1030 chromosome 18, EGFV_Vit.rip_1.0, whole genome shotgun sequence and contains these coding sequences:
- the LOC117907480 gene encoding acyl-CoA-binding domain-containing protein 3-like is translated as MELVQELLFTVSLALLFSFLVAKLVSLAMAADLKSAQNVDDHIVANEVRFVETETRVESVDGGSGLVEETCEITRGGEVPVLPSEEEVSEIVELPENSPRERSGHEILVSRDVAVVQERDERELESEEDDWEGVERSELERVFAAAANFVGSGNKGDGWSSDAQMELYGLHKIAVEGPCHEPQPMPLKISARAKWNAWQRMGNMSREVAMEQYIALLSDRVPGWMEASSAGDDKPESSEGGIHDILDPNQSSLLHDQISSTNETKPELKSGTLGIDLTEGSNSVSTEKE